One Archangium lipolyticum DNA segment encodes these proteins:
- a CDS encoding DEAD/DEAH box helicase, with protein sequence MPSTADTRDASFPLDGQWLRALKAEVQPTTFKKGREVAETRRVFGLQREGNSIRAQVAGSTSPEERYEVALEVGNGKPTSKCTCASWNVYGPHCKHVVAAALVYAARLRASMIANAANAAQAPKAEAASRLEAAPKAEAAPADPPADDEPIVDSEEPVVQGDNPLVDAVSLPALAKVESWLGLSALPDYEFLYRLTPSNTSPGGRHWLVDVRRQDAQMKGPVHVKRMLQAGTRIAPADERIFILLAKHEHRYDSRIVLSDEDLCELLEFLRQRRVIYRGTALLYADEPVRPQIHLESRPDGATARIELLMPDGTSLSFKDVILLAGMRTWIISGQSLHQVEPDLPPRLVRKWLLEPTMAFPVGQLDRVLTFFAAHLPRFQMALKADDIDVDESVEPRFLLTLEGTPEKVKVQLAARYGQTTVPVSPSASHLGYASGVGADGRKLYRRREELERGAGKRLQELGLRYDGHTHSYEASGDGAIEFWARGLASLPEEWERYGVQAPKVRLRPKLKPRIRVGMSGVSWFELDAEFITDDQAVDLGAVRMWLDSGRRFVPLKDGTYAEADIAEIKRAADLLEEAGALPGRTRTRLPLHQAVALDLLVELGEFTEVEAKARKAMTELRDTNGVPKVGVPDGLQATLRHYQEAGLSWLWFLHRHGLSGILADDMGLGKTIQSLSLLQKVANEEGRKPSLVVAPTSVLANWEREAERFTPGLKTIVWHGQDRKERVEDLKGADLVLTSYALVRRDLEALTEVGFRYVILDEAQNIKNADSATAQACKSLPSDTRLALTGTPLENRLSELWSLFDFLMPGFLGSAEGFSDRFEQPIQVANDSSVRDRLRRRIQPFIMRRLKTEVAKDLPPKTESVAWCEMEPGQAALYREVLEESRRKVSESIEKMGFKRSRVSILAALMRLRQVCCDPRLLKMPPGTLLPGSAKLERFGQLVDDLVAEGHRALVFSQFTEMLELLKGEADRRGLRYLYLDGRTKDRMGKVDEFNRADGPPLFFISLKAGGTGLNLTAADYVIHYDPWWNPAVEDQATDRTHRIGQTRAVISYKLITRGTVEEKILSLQRRKKDLAAGVLSADGDFGKLLTEADIVDLFQGE encoded by the coding sequence GTGCCCTCCACCGCCGACACACGAGACGCCTCTTTCCCGCTTGATGGCCAGTGGCTGCGCGCCCTCAAGGCGGAGGTCCAGCCCACCACCTTCAAGAAGGGCCGCGAAGTCGCCGAGACGCGCCGCGTCTTCGGCCTCCAACGCGAAGGCAACAGCATCCGCGCCCAGGTGGCTGGTTCCACCTCGCCCGAGGAGCGCTACGAGGTCGCCCTCGAGGTGGGCAATGGCAAGCCGACCTCCAAGTGCACCTGCGCGTCCTGGAACGTCTACGGGCCGCACTGCAAGCACGTGGTGGCCGCGGCGCTCGTCTACGCCGCCCGCCTGCGTGCTTCCATGATCGCCAACGCCGCGAACGCCGCGCAGGCCCCCAAGGCCGAGGCGGCTTCCAGGCTCGAGGCCGCCCCCAAGGCCGAGGCCGCTCCCGCCGATCCCCCAGCGGACGACGAGCCGATCGTCGACTCCGAGGAGCCCGTGGTCCAGGGGGACAATCCCCTGGTGGACGCGGTGAGCCTCCCCGCGCTCGCCAAGGTGGAGAGCTGGCTGGGCCTCTCCGCCCTGCCGGACTACGAGTTCCTCTACCGGCTCACTCCCTCCAACACGAGCCCCGGTGGCCGGCACTGGCTGGTGGACGTGCGCCGCCAGGACGCCCAGATGAAGGGGCCCGTGCACGTCAAGCGCATGCTCCAGGCCGGCACCCGCATCGCCCCGGCCGACGAGCGCATCTTCATCCTGCTCGCCAAACACGAGCACCGCTACGACTCGCGCATCGTCCTCTCCGACGAGGACCTGTGCGAGCTGCTCGAGTTCCTGCGCCAGCGCCGCGTCATCTACCGTGGCACCGCGCTCCTCTACGCGGACGAGCCGGTGCGGCCGCAGATCCACCTCGAGTCCCGTCCGGACGGGGCCACCGCCCGCATCGAGCTGCTCATGCCCGATGGGACGAGCCTGTCCTTCAAGGACGTCATCCTGCTTGCGGGCATGCGGACGTGGATCATCTCCGGGCAGTCGCTCCACCAGGTGGAGCCGGACCTGCCGCCCCGCCTGGTGCGCAAGTGGTTGCTGGAGCCCACCATGGCCTTCCCGGTGGGACAGCTCGACCGGGTGCTCACGTTCTTCGCCGCCCACCTGCCGCGCTTCCAGATGGCGCTCAAGGCGGACGACATCGACGTGGACGAGTCCGTGGAGCCCCGCTTCCTGCTCACCCTCGAGGGCACTCCCGAGAAGGTGAAGGTCCAGCTCGCCGCGCGCTACGGGCAGACGACCGTCCCCGTGTCCCCCAGTGCCTCGCACCTCGGCTATGCCAGTGGGGTGGGCGCGGATGGCCGCAAGCTGTACCGGCGCCGCGAGGAGCTCGAGCGCGGCGCGGGCAAGCGCCTGCAGGAGCTGGGGCTGCGCTACGACGGCCACACGCACTCCTACGAGGCCAGTGGTGATGGCGCCATCGAGTTCTGGGCCCGCGGCCTCGCGTCGCTGCCCGAGGAGTGGGAGCGCTACGGCGTGCAGGCCCCCAAGGTGCGCCTGCGGCCCAAGCTCAAGCCGCGCATCCGCGTGGGCATGAGCGGGGTGAGCTGGTTCGAACTGGACGCCGAGTTCATCACCGACGACCAGGCGGTGGACCTGGGCGCGGTGCGCATGTGGCTCGACTCGGGCCGGCGCTTCGTGCCCCTCAAGGACGGCACCTACGCCGAGGCGGACATCGCGGAGATCAAGCGCGCCGCGGACCTCCTGGAGGAGGCCGGTGCGCTGCCCGGCCGCACCCGCACGCGCCTGCCGCTGCACCAGGCCGTCGCGTTGGATCTGCTGGTCGAGCTCGGCGAGTTCACCGAGGTGGAGGCCAAGGCGCGCAAGGCCATGACGGAGCTGCGCGACACCAACGGCGTGCCCAAGGTGGGCGTGCCCGACGGTCTCCAGGCCACGCTGCGCCACTATCAGGAGGCGGGCCTGTCGTGGCTGTGGTTCCTCCACCGGCACGGCCTGTCCGGCATCCTCGCGGACGACATGGGTCTTGGAAAGACGATCCAGTCGCTGAGCCTCCTTCAGAAGGTGGCCAACGAGGAGGGCCGCAAGCCGTCGCTCGTGGTGGCCCCCACCAGCGTGCTCGCCAACTGGGAGCGCGAGGCCGAGCGCTTCACCCCGGGCCTCAAGACGATCGTCTGGCACGGACAGGACCGCAAGGAGCGCGTGGAGGACCTCAAGGGCGCGGACCTGGTGCTCACGTCCTACGCGCTGGTGCGGCGCGACCTGGAGGCGCTCACCGAGGTGGGCTTCCGCTACGTCATCCTCGACGAGGCGCAGAACATCAAGAACGCGGACAGCGCCACGGCACAGGCCTGCAAGTCGCTGCCGAGCGACACGCGGCTCGCGCTCACCGGTACGCCGCTGGAGAACCGGCTCAGCGAGCTGTGGAGCCTCTTCGACTTCCTCATGCCGGGCTTCCTCGGCAGCGCGGAGGGCTTCAGCGACCGTTTCGAGCAGCCCATCCAGGTGGCCAACGACAGCTCCGTGCGCGACCGCCTGCGCCGCCGCATCCAGCCCTTCATCATGCGCCGTCTGAAGACGGAGGTGGCCAAGGATCTGCCGCCCAAGACGGAGAGCGTGGCCTGGTGCGAGATGGAGCCCGGTCAGGCCGCCCTCTACCGCGAGGTGCTCGAGGAGAGCCGCCGCAAGGTGAGCGAATCCATCGAGAAGATGGGCTTCAAGCGCAGCCGCGTCTCCATCCTCGCGGCGCTGATGCGCCTGCGCCAGGTGTGCTGCGACCCGCGCCTGCTCAAGATGCCTCCCGGCACGCTGCTGCCCGGCAGCGCGAAGCTGGAGCGCTTCGGCCAGCTGGTGGACGACCTCGTGGCCGAGGGACACCGCGCTCTCGTGTTCAGCCAGTTCACCGAGATGCTGGAGCTGCTCAAGGGCGAGGCGGACCGGCGCGGGCTGCGCTACCTCTACCTGGACGGCCGCACCAAGGACCGCATGGGCAAGGTGGACGAGTTCAACCGCGCGGACGGCCCGCCGCTCTTCTTCATCAGCCTCAAGGCGGGCGGCACCGGCCTCAACCTCACCGCGGCCGACTACGTCATCCACTATGACCCGTGGTGGAACCCGGCCGTGGAGGACCAGGCCACGGACCGTACCCACCGCATCGGCCAGACGCGCGCGGTCATCAGCTACAAGCTCATTACCCGCGGCACTGTCGAGGAGAAGATTCTCAGTCTCCAGAGGCGAAAGAAGGACCTGGCCGCGGGCGTTCTCAGCGCGGATGGCGACTTCGGCAAGCTCTTGACCGAGGCCGACATCGTCGACCTGTTCCAGGGAGAATGA
- the recN gene encoding DNA repair protein RecN, producing MLLGLRISNVAVIEEVEVTFGAGLTVLTGETGAGKSILVDALGLLLGGRADADAIRSGCEEASVEGVFERTPVLAERMEELGVPDLGDEVLVRRVVCRNGRAKAYINGSLVTVGVLGRFMRGVVDIAGQHEHVSLFDAGLHRVLLDRYGRLEEQLAAYGRDYAAVAEVVSRMETLGGDESRLRERAEFLRFQLDEITRLEPEPGEDVRLDAERRRLAGAEKLKRHGAEAELLLGGEESSAVETVGRALGLVNEASKCDASLAPVAEALGSALSELEEAQRRLSRYVEGLESDPARLGEVEDRLDALKRLCRKHACTLEGVLQKRDALETELSTLDNRQEVLEQLARERKAAEERARRSGEALSRARSSCAVAFGVQVREGLGQLALGKAAFEVRVTPGTQLKAEGLDEVEFIFSANPGEPPRPLAKVASGGEASRLLLALKRALADSDGCGCYILDEADSGVSGAIADVVGRMIKDVSGHRQVLCITHLPQVAAYADAHLLIRKGLKGERTVSEVVPLEAGSERTQELARMMSGVEVTREALGAAEALVRSAHRASGPPRARREPTPDGGSRSRLRRSA from the coding sequence GTGCTGCTGGGCTTGCGCATTTCGAATGTGGCGGTGATCGAGGAGGTGGAGGTGACGTTCGGAGCCGGGCTGACCGTGCTCACGGGCGAGACAGGGGCGGGCAAGTCCATCCTGGTGGACGCGCTCGGGCTTCTGCTGGGCGGACGGGCGGATGCGGACGCCATCCGCTCGGGTTGCGAGGAGGCCTCGGTGGAGGGCGTGTTCGAGCGCACCCCGGTGCTGGCCGAGCGGATGGAGGAGCTGGGGGTGCCGGACCTCGGTGACGAGGTGCTGGTGCGCCGGGTGGTGTGCCGCAATGGCCGCGCCAAGGCCTACATCAATGGTTCGCTGGTGACGGTGGGCGTGCTGGGCCGCTTCATGCGCGGCGTGGTGGACATCGCCGGTCAGCACGAGCACGTGAGCCTCTTCGATGCCGGGCTGCACCGGGTGCTGTTGGACCGGTACGGGCGGTTGGAGGAGCAGCTCGCCGCCTACGGGCGCGACTACGCCGCCGTGGCGGAGGTGGTGTCGCGCATGGAGACGCTGGGCGGGGACGAGTCCCGGCTGCGCGAGCGCGCCGAGTTCCTCCGTTTCCAATTGGATGAGATCACGCGCCTGGAGCCGGAGCCCGGCGAGGACGTGCGACTGGACGCCGAGCGGCGCCGGCTGGCCGGAGCGGAGAAGCTCAAGCGGCACGGCGCCGAGGCGGAGCTGCTGCTCGGCGGCGAGGAGTCGAGCGCGGTGGAGACGGTGGGCCGCGCGCTGGGGCTGGTGAACGAGGCCTCCAAGTGCGACGCCTCGCTGGCCCCTGTCGCGGAGGCGTTGGGCTCGGCCCTCTCCGAATTGGAGGAGGCGCAGCGCCGGCTCAGCCGGTACGTCGAGGGACTGGAGTCCGACCCGGCCCGGCTGGGTGAGGTGGAGGACCGTCTGGACGCCCTCAAGCGGCTGTGCCGCAAGCATGCCTGCACCCTGGAAGGCGTGTTGCAGAAGCGTGACGCGCTGGAGACGGAGCTGTCCACGTTGGACAACCGGCAGGAGGTGCTGGAGCAGCTCGCCCGCGAGCGCAAGGCCGCCGAGGAGCGCGCGCGCCGCAGTGGCGAGGCCCTCTCCCGGGCGCGTTCGTCGTGCGCCGTCGCCTTCGGGGTGCAGGTGCGCGAGGGCCTGGGTCAGCTCGCGCTGGGCAAGGCCGCCTTCGAGGTGCGGGTGACGCCCGGCACGCAGCTCAAGGCCGAGGGCCTGGACGAGGTGGAGTTCATCTTCAGCGCCAACCCGGGCGAGCCGCCCCGGCCGCTGGCCAAGGTGGCTTCCGGCGGTGAGGCCTCGCGCCTGCTGCTGGCCCTCAAGCGTGCACTGGCGGACAGCGATGGGTGCGGTTGTTACATCCTGGACGAAGCGGATTCCGGCGTGAGCGGTGCCATCGCCGACGTGGTGGGTCGGATGATCAAGGACGTCAGCGGCCACCGTCAGGTGCTGTGCATCACCCACCTGCCGCAGGTGGCGGCCTACGCGGATGCCCACCTGCTCATCCGCAAGGGACTCAAGGGCGAGCGCACCGTCTCCGAGGTGGTTCCCCTGGAGGCCGGCTCCGAGCGGACGCAGGAACTGGCGCGGATGATGTCCGGCGTGGAGGTGACGCGCGAGGCGCTGGGCGCGGCCGAGGCCCTGGTCCGCTCGGCCCACCGGGCGTCCGGACCCCCCCGGGCCCGGCGCGAACCGACTCCGGACGGTGGGTCCCGGAGCAGGCTGCGGCGCAGTGCGTAG
- a CDS encoding Stp1/IreP family PP2C-type Ser/Thr phosphatase: protein MKVVSAGLTDVGRKRNHNEDSFLIDDELQLYVVADGMGGHAGGGTASRIAVETIDKELRRARDSRDNPFVTAPNLQDALLPDALRTAVEKACLAIFTTAQEDPRLSGMGTTVISLVVRDNLAFFAHVGDSRAYLVRGPLIQQISEDHSLVNEQIKAGMITPEEAKHSRYKNIITRSVGFEEEVQVDVMGVVAEPGDVFLLCSDGLANMVEDRELHEVVQATGNFADIPKRLIDLANERGGDDNITVIVVQMSA, encoded by the coding sequence ATGAAGGTCGTCTCGGCCGGCCTCACGGATGTGGGGCGTAAGCGCAATCACAACGAAGACAGCTTCCTGATCGACGACGAGCTACAGCTGTACGTCGTCGCGGATGGCATGGGCGGCCATGCTGGGGGCGGTACCGCCTCCCGCATCGCCGTCGAGACCATCGACAAGGAGCTCAGACGGGCCCGGGACAGCCGGGACAACCCGTTCGTCACCGCTCCCAACCTGCAGGACGCGCTCCTGCCGGATGCCTTGCGCACGGCGGTGGAGAAGGCCTGTCTGGCCATCTTCACCACCGCGCAGGAGGATCCGCGCCTGTCGGGCATGGGGACGACGGTCATCTCGCTCGTCGTGCGCGACAACCTGGCTTTCTTCGCGCACGTGGGCGACAGCCGCGCCTACCTCGTCCGGGGTCCCCTCATCCAGCAGATCTCCGAGGACCACTCGCTGGTCAACGAGCAGATCAAGGCCGGGATGATCACCCCCGAGGAGGCCAAGCACTCCCGCTACAAGAACATCATCACCCGCTCCGTGGGCTTCGAAGAGGAAGTCCAGGTGGACGTCATGGGGGTGGTGGCCGAACCGGGAGACGTCTTCCTGCTGTGCTCGGATGGTCTCGCCAACATGGTGGAGGACCGCGAGCTGCACGAGGTGGTGCAGGCCACCGGCAACTTCGCGGACATCCCCAAGCGTCTGATCGACCTGGCGAACGAGCGCGGCGGGGACGACAACATCACGGTCATCGTCGTCCAGATGTCGGCCTGA
- a CDS encoding M23 family metallopeptidase: MAKKSYTLIVVPDHESPVKRYRVQKTLFLQIGGGLLLMAGLALGATLHYFQVARDAAENRILREENLTLRSQLKTVRERIEHIGSTLDRVERFDQKLRAMTLLSDPQRNLAMGPVEQEPGVGAPTAETQFTELTSMESPKALAGKLDRLSAEATRQEQSLQEMQAYFQDQKSLLASTPSMWPTRGWVTSDFGQRLDPYTAERVSHGGMDIAAPHGKEVNAPSDGTVVFAGLEGGYGNVIVIDHGYGIKTRYGHLSKLLVKAGDRVKRGALIANVGNTGRSTGPHLHYEVRVNGIPQNPRKFILEE, translated from the coding sequence TTGGCGAAAAAGTCCTACACCCTGATCGTGGTCCCGGACCACGAGTCTCCGGTCAAGCGCTACCGCGTACAGAAGACCCTGTTCCTCCAGATTGGAGGAGGGCTTCTGTTGATGGCGGGCCTGGCCCTCGGGGCCACGCTCCACTACTTCCAGGTTGCCCGGGACGCGGCGGAGAACCGCATCCTGCGTGAGGAGAACCTGACGCTGCGCAGCCAGTTGAAGACGGTGCGCGAGCGCATCGAGCACATTGGCTCCACGCTGGACCGGGTGGAGCGCTTCGACCAGAAGCTGCGCGCGATGACCCTGCTGTCGGATCCGCAGCGCAACCTGGCCATGGGTCCGGTGGAGCAGGAGCCCGGAGTGGGCGCGCCCACCGCGGAGACGCAGTTCACCGAGCTGACGAGCATGGAGTCGCCCAAGGCGCTCGCGGGCAAGTTGGATCGGCTGAGCGCCGAGGCCACGCGCCAGGAGCAGAGCCTCCAGGAGATGCAGGCCTACTTCCAGGATCAGAAGTCGCTGTTGGCCTCCACGCCGTCCATGTGGCCGACGCGCGGCTGGGTGACGAGCGACTTCGGCCAGCGGTTGGATCCGTACACGGCGGAGCGCGTGTCGCACGGCGGCATGGACATCGCGGCCCCGCACGGCAAGGAAGTCAACGCGCCGTCGGATGGCACGGTGGTGTTCGCGGGGCTCGAGGGCGGCTACGGCAACGTGATCGTCATCGACCATGGCTACGGCATCAAGACGCGCTATGGCCACCTGTCGAAGCTGCTGGTGAAGGCGGGAGACCGGGTGAAGCGTGGGGCGCTGATCGCCAACGTGGGCAACACGGGCCGCTCCACGGGTCCGCACCTGCACTACGAAGTGCGCGTCAACGGCATCCCGCAGAACCCGCGCAAGTTCATCCTCGAGGAGTAA
- a CDS encoding diguanylate cyclase domain-containing protein, translating to MPYAIDEAMASSLVALYPRLVQRSPEPVKVALQRLLDEEHARRGVPDATGALNPLALTQGTLLKEEFDLSTHAHHEGWTLGALIVDVKGMIHVNARHGFPVGDAMLRAVVASLQAQLPGTKVVRLQGDNFAALLVPTSGLSVTEGLRESARSRLVADARAALPEGAEAPDFTLALLELIIEQPTHWQVLGPLVWGELERAYTLERMGNAGGLQRRRLQLGGFVPGRTEP from the coding sequence ATGCCCTACGCCATCGACGAAGCCATGGCCTCCTCCCTGGTGGCCCTCTACCCCCGGCTCGTGCAGCGCTCGCCCGAGCCGGTGAAGGTCGCCCTCCAGCGCCTGCTCGATGAGGAGCACGCGCGCCGCGGCGTGCCGGACGCGACGGGTGCGCTCAACCCGCTCGCCCTCACCCAGGGGACGCTCCTCAAGGAGGAGTTCGATCTCTCCACGCACGCCCACCACGAGGGCTGGACGCTGGGCGCGCTCATCGTCGACGTGAAGGGGATGATCCACGTCAACGCGCGCCATGGCTTCCCCGTGGGCGACGCGATGCTGCGGGCCGTGGTGGCCTCTCTCCAGGCGCAGTTGCCCGGCACGAAGGTGGTGCGGCTGCAGGGCGACAACTTCGCCGCGCTGCTGGTGCCCACCTCGGGGCTGTCCGTGACGGAGGGGCTGCGCGAGTCCGCCCGGTCCCGGCTCGTGGCCGACGCGCGCGCCGCGCTGCCCGAGGGCGCCGAGGCCCCGGACTTCACGCTCGCGCTGCTGGAGCTCATCATCGAGCAGCCCACCCACTGGCAGGTGCTGGGACCGCTCGTGTGGGGCGAGCTCGAGCGCGCCTACACCCTGGAGCGGATGGGGAACGCCGGGGGACTCCAGCGCCGGCGGCTTCAGCTCGGGGGCTTCGTCCCGGGCCGCACCGAGCCCTGA
- a CDS encoding SAM-dependent methyltransferase — MLGEVLVESEKPPAEPPAFARTGIRVVASFPAGQAPEQLAQSVAARVLEAVPTGPLVLQAFTPDSPAGNRLADEADAILEAVRTRLPADRLLEETWRARESGATLVELCVAPGVVVVGSVPAREALSLSPGGRQRMRRPGDAASRAAMKLEEALVSLPFEPGRGEVCVDLGAAPGGWTQRLVARGARVIAVDPAKLIPELAGLPRVEHIQESAFAYTPEEPADWLFCDMAWRPIEVAQLLAKWGRRGWATHLVANIKLPMKDKNPILLRVRHILVEEGGWQALTIRQLYHDRDEVTVTAHRTL, encoded by the coding sequence ATGCTCGGCGAGGTGCTCGTGGAGAGCGAGAAGCCCCCGGCGGAGCCTCCGGCCTTCGCCCGCACGGGCATCCGCGTGGTGGCCTCCTTCCCGGCCGGGCAGGCACCCGAGCAGTTGGCACAGTCGGTCGCCGCCCGGGTGCTCGAGGCGGTGCCCACCGGTCCCCTCGTGCTACAGGCCTTCACCCCGGACAGCCCGGCGGGCAACCGGCTGGCCGACGAGGCGGACGCCATTCTCGAGGCGGTGCGCACGCGCCTGCCCGCCGACCGGCTTCTGGAGGAGACCTGGCGGGCCCGCGAGTCCGGCGCGACGCTCGTCGAGCTGTGCGTGGCCCCGGGAGTGGTGGTGGTGGGCTCGGTCCCCGCCCGGGAGGCCCTGTCGCTGTCTCCCGGTGGACGCCAGCGCATGCGGCGCCCGGGCGATGCGGCTTCGCGCGCGGCCATGAAGCTCGAGGAGGCCCTGGTCAGTCTCCCCTTCGAGCCGGGCCGGGGCGAGGTGTGCGTGGACCTCGGCGCGGCCCCCGGTGGGTGGACGCAGCGGCTGGTGGCGCGTGGCGCGCGGGTCATCGCCGTGGATCCGGCGAAGCTGATACCGGAGCTGGCCGGGCTCCCTCGCGTGGAGCACATCCAGGAGAGCGCCTTCGCCTACACCCCGGAGGAGCCGGCCGACTGGCTCTTCTGCGACATGGCCTGGCGTCCCATCGAGGTCGCGCAGCTCCTGGCCAAGTGGGGCCGGCGGGGTTGGGCCACGCACCTGGTGGCCAACATCAAGCTGCCGATGAAGGACAAGAACCCCATCCTCCTGCGCGTGCGCCACATCCTCGTCGAGGAGGGGGGCTGGCAGGCGCTGACCATCCGCCAGCTCTACCACGACCGGGACGAGGTGACCGTCACCGCGCACCGGACGCTCTGA